Proteins from a single region of Pseudodesulfovibrio portus:
- the rplF gene encoding 50S ribosomal protein L6, whose protein sequence is MSRIGKNPIDIPSGVEVSVGASEIQVKGPKGTLKTPVDSAVEYKIEDGKVFVNRVDDSRRARAQHGLRRTLLANCVEGVTKGYAKTLEVIGVGYKVSVQGKKVVLNVGYSHPVEFDLPAGLEAKAEGAKLIVEGIDKQLVGEVAAQIRRVRPPEPYKGKGIKYIDEFIRRKAGKSGK, encoded by the coding sequence ATGTCTCGTATAGGAAAAAATCCCATCGACATCCCCTCGGGTGTCGAGGTGTCCGTAGGAGCCTCCGAGATCCAGGTCAAGGGCCCCAAGGGGACCCTGAAGACTCCGGTCGATTCGGCCGTTGAGTACAAGATCGAGGATGGCAAGGTGTTTGTTAATCGCGTCGACGACTCCCGCCGCGCACGGGCCCAGCATGGTCTTCGCAGGACCCTGCTCGCCAACTGCGTTGAAGGCGTGACCAAGGGGTACGCCAAGACCCTGGAAGTCATCGGCGTCGGTTACAAAGTGTCCGTGCAGGGCAAGAAGGTCGTGCTGAACGTCGGGTATTCCCACCCGGTCGAGTTCGATCTGCCCGCCGGTCTCGAGGCCAAGGCCGAAGGCGCCAAGTTGATTGTCGAAGGTATCGACAAGCAGCTTGTCGGCGAAGTCGCGGCCCAGATTCGTCGCGTTCGTCCGCCGGAACCCTACAAGGGCAAAGGCATCAAGTACATCGACGAATTCATCCGCCGCAAGGCTGGCAAGTCCGGCAAGTAG
- the rplR gene encoding 50S ribosomal protein L18, which produces MSKSKNAQRLLRKPRIRKKISGTESRPRLVVFRSNQHLYAQLVDDENGVTLASTSTQVLNKGGEALKANKESAAKVGKAIADAAKAKNIETVVFDRNGYIYHGKIKALADGAREGGLKF; this is translated from the coding sequence ATGAGCAAAAGCAAAAATGCACAGCGGCTTCTCCGCAAGCCCCGCATCAGAAAGAAGATCTCCGGTACCGAGTCCCGGCCCCGTCTGGTCGTCTTCCGCTCCAACCAGCATCTCTATGCCCAGTTGGTGGACGACGAAAACGGTGTGACTCTGGCCTCCACCAGCACCCAGGTGCTGAACAAGGGCGGCGAAGCCCTGAAGGCCAACAAGGAGTCCGCCGCCAAGGTCGGCAAGGCTATCGCCGATGCCGCCAAGGCCAAGAACATCGAGACCGTCGTCTTCGATCGTAATGGATATATCTATCACGGCAAGATCAAAGCCCTTGCCGACGGCGCCCGTGAAGGCGGGCTTAAATTCTAG
- the rpsE gene encoding 30S ribosomal protein S5 yields MEQNESGLIEKIVYLNRVAKVVKGGRRFSFSCLVVVGDGEGGVGYGLGKANEVPEAIRKASERAKKNMINVPLLDGTLPYEVLGRYGAGRVMLKPASRGTGIIAGGPVRAIMEAVGVHDILTKAIGTNNPHNVLRATMAGLESLRSAEEMSALRGVSVSTPRK; encoded by the coding sequence ATGGAACAGAATGAAAGTGGACTGATCGAAAAAATCGTCTACCTCAATCGCGTCGCCAAGGTCGTCAAGGGCGGCCGCCGTTTCAGCTTCAGCTGCCTGGTGGTCGTCGGTGACGGTGAAGGTGGAGTCGGATACGGACTGGGCAAGGCCAACGAAGTGCCTGAAGCCATCCGCAAGGCGTCCGAGCGCGCCAAGAAGAACATGATCAATGTTCCTCTGCTGGACGGCACCCTTCCGTATGAGGTTCTGGGACGCTACGGTGCAGGCCGCGTCATGCTCAAGCCTGCCTCCCGTGGTACCGGCATCATCGCCGGTGGTCCCGTTCGTGCGATCATGGAGGCCGTGGGCGTCCATGACATCCTGACCAAGGCTATTGGCACCAACAATCCGCACAACGTGCTGCGTGCCACCATGGCTGGTCTGGAGTCCCTGCGGAGCGCCGAGGAAATGTCCGCCCTGCGCGGTGTCTCGGTTTCCACTCCGCGCAAGTAA
- the rpmD gene encoding 50S ribosomal protein L30: protein MIKVKQKKSKIGCKPDQVKTLEALGLRRIGHVKEHDDTAVIRGMIYKVRHLVEVVE, encoded by the coding sequence GTGATCAAGGTCAAACAGAAAAAGAGCAAGATCGGCTGCAAGCCCGACCAGGTCAAAACCCTGGAAGCATTGGGTCTTCGCCGGATCGGCCATGTCAAGGAACACGATGACACCGCTGTCATCCGTGGCATGATCTATAAGGTCAGGCACCTTGTGGAGGTAGTGGAATAA
- the rplO gene encoding 50S ribosomal protein L15 — protein MRLHELYAFPEEYKNRKRIGRGSGSGWGKTSGKGHKGQNARSGGGVRPGFEGGQMPLARRLPKRGFKNPFREEYEAVNVGRLLALFEGKDEITLADMYERGVVKDGAPVKVLGTGDVDKAVTIEAHRFSASAADKIAKAGGNAKAIEA, from the coding sequence ATGAGACTGCATGAACTCTACGCCTTCCCGGAAGAATACAAGAACCGCAAGCGCATCGGTCGCGGCTCCGGCTCCGGCTGGGGCAAGACCTCCGGCAAGGGCCACAAGGGTCAGAACGCCCGTTCCGGCGGCGGTGTCCGTCCCGGTTTCGAGGGCGGCCAGATGCCTTTGGCGCGCCGTCTGCCCAAGCGCGGGTTCAAGAATCCCTTCCGCGAAGAGTACGAAGCTGTGAACGTGGGCCGTCTTCTGGCCCTGTTCGAAGGCAAGGACGAAATCACCCTGGCCGACATGTATGAGCGCGGCGTCGTCAAAGACGGTGCCCCGGTCAAGGTCCTCGGTACCGGTGACGTCGACAAGGCCGTGACCATCGAAGCTCACCGCTTCAGTGCGTCCGCTGCCGACAAAATTGCCAAGGCCGGCGGCAACGCCAAGGCCATTGAAGCATAA
- the secY gene encoding preprotein translocase subunit SecY: MAGVDNIARLPELRKKLLWTFALLAVYRMGIHIPIPGVDSAALSEFFAQAQNTLFGIFDMFSGGGLKNMSIFALGIMPYISASIILQLLTVVSPELKRLQKEEGEAGRKKITQYTRYGTVLITIVQGFAIATGLEQMSSPTGAPMVLFSGIGFKVMTILTLTAGTVFLMWLGEQMTEKGIGNGISLIIYAGIIAGLPAAVINTMQLMTVGEISLFILLVLLAVMGATLAFIVFMERGQRRIPIHYAKRQQGRRMFGGQTTHLPLKINTAGVIPPIFASSILMFPATLAQFSNNEILQDISAFFSPDSIIYNLLFIGIIIFFCYFYTAIMFDPKGIAENIQKQGGFIPGIRPGARTREHIDKVLARITLWGAFYVAAVCVLPMFLISKFNVPFYFGGTSLLIVVGVAMDFMGQIESYMISRQYEGLMGKGNRIRGRN; the protein is encoded by the coding sequence ATGGCTGGAGTTGACAATATTGCCCGGTTGCCGGAGCTGCGGAAAAAGCTGCTCTGGACGTTCGCCCTGCTCGCTGTCTACCGGATGGGCATTCACATTCCCATCCCAGGCGTCGATAGCGCTGCGCTCTCCGAGTTTTTTGCTCAGGCGCAGAACACCCTCTTCGGGATTTTCGACATGTTCTCAGGCGGTGGACTTAAAAATATGTCCATTTTCGCCCTGGGTATCATGCCGTACATCTCGGCCTCGATCATTCTTCAGCTGCTGACCGTGGTCAGCCCCGAGCTGAAGCGCCTCCAGAAGGAGGAGGGTGAGGCCGGTAGAAAGAAAATAACCCAGTACACCAGGTACGGGACGGTGCTCATCACCATTGTGCAGGGCTTTGCCATTGCCACCGGTCTTGAGCAGATGAGCAGCCCCACGGGCGCGCCCATGGTGCTGTTCTCCGGCATCGGGTTCAAGGTGATGACCATCCTGACCCTGACCGCCGGTACCGTCTTCCTGATGTGGCTGGGAGAGCAAATGACGGAAAAGGGAATCGGAAACGGTATCTCGCTCATCATCTACGCCGGCATCATCGCCGGTCTGCCCGCTGCGGTGATCAACACCATGCAGCTGATGACCGTGGGTGAGATATCCCTTTTCATCCTGCTCGTTCTCCTGGCGGTGATGGGGGCCACTCTGGCCTTCATCGTCTTCATGGAGCGCGGTCAGCGACGGATTCCGATTCACTACGCCAAGCGTCAGCAGGGACGCCGCATGTTCGGTGGGCAGACTACGCATCTGCCGCTCAAGATCAACACCGCGGGTGTTATCCCGCCGATCTTCGCATCGTCCATCCTGATGTTCCCCGCGACGCTCGCGCAGTTCTCGAACAACGAGATCCTGCAGGACATCTCGGCGTTCTTCAGTCCCGATTCCATCATCTACAACCTGCTGTTCATCGGCATCATCATATTCTTCTGCTATTTCTATACGGCGATCATGTTCGATCCCAAGGGAATCGCGGAGAATATCCAGAAGCAGGGCGGCTTCATCCCGGGCATCCGTCCCGGTGCCCGCACCCGCGAGCACATCGACAAGGTGCTCGCCCGCATCACCCTGTGGGGCGCGTTTTACGTGGCCGCAGTGTGTGTGCTGCCCATGTTTCTGATCAGTAAGTTCAATGTCCCGTTCTACTTCGGCGGCACCTCGTTGCTGATCGTCGTCGGCGTGGCCATGGACTTCATGGGCCAGATCGAATCCTACATGATCTCTCGCCAGTACGAGGGGTTGATGGGGAAAGGCAACAGAATCCGAGGAAGGAATTAG
- the map gene encoding type I methionyl aminopeptidase, translating into MKKFRGVFLKNDNEIGLMREANRIVSRILDELGKNVQPGVPTMLFEDICRARCEEFGVRPAFLGYQGFPFALCCSVNEEIVHGFPSKERILKEGDIVSFDMGVVYNGFYGDSARTFAVGKVSSEAEKLMDVTRESLYKGIEQAVPGNNLYDISAAVQSYVEGFGFGIVRRFVGHGIGSHLHEKPEIPNFVPKGMAGVPLKAGMVLAIEPMVTVGTYEVEVLEDKWTAVTKDRKLSAHFEHTIAVTSGGPMILSLSE; encoded by the coding sequence TTGAAGAAATTCAGAGGCGTATTCCTCAAGAACGATAATGAGATTGGCCTCATGCGTGAGGCCAATCGTATTGTTTCCCGTATCCTTGACGAACTGGGCAAGAACGTCCAGCCGGGCGTGCCGACCATGCTTTTCGAGGATATCTGCCGGGCGCGGTGCGAAGAGTTTGGCGTCCGTCCGGCGTTTCTGGGGTATCAGGGGTTTCCCTTTGCCCTGTGTTGTTCCGTGAATGAAGAGATCGTGCACGGCTTTCCTTCCAAGGAGCGTATCCTCAAGGAAGGGGACATCGTCAGTTTTGACATGGGCGTCGTGTACAACGGCTTCTACGGGGATTCCGCCCGCACGTTTGCGGTGGGTAAAGTTTCCAGCGAAGCCGAAAAACTCATGGATGTAACCCGTGAGTCTCTGTATAAGGGTATTGAGCAGGCCGTACCCGGCAACAACCTGTATGACATTTCCGCGGCAGTTCAGTCATACGTTGAAGGGTTCGGCTTCGGTATAGTCCGCCGTTTTGTAGGACACGGAATAGGGTCGCATCTTCACGAGAAGCCCGAGATCCCCAACTTCGTCCCCAAGGGCATGGCCGGCGTTCCTCTTAAAGCCGGTATGGTGCTCGCCATTGAGCCGATGGTCACGGTTGGGACCTACGAAGTTGAAGTCCTCGAGGACAAATGGACTGCGGTGACAAAGGACAGGAAGCTGTCCGCTCACTTCGAGCACACCATCGCGGTCACCTCCGGCGGGCCTATGATATTGAGCCTGTCCGAGTAG
- the rpmJ gene encoding 50S ribosomal protein L36, with translation MKVRPSVKKMCSKCKVIRRNGVLRVICENPRHKQRQG, from the coding sequence ATGAAAGTCAGACCTTCTGTGAAAAAAATGTGTTCCAAGTGCAAAGTAATCAGGCGCAACGGCGTACTCCGGGTAATCTGTGAAAACCCGCGTCACAAGCAGCGTCAAGGATAG
- the rpsM gene encoding 30S ribosomal protein S13 translates to MARIAGVDLPKNKRMDVALTYIYGIGRTMALKILTDTKVDWQTNSDNLTADEVSAIRQEIESNYKVEGDLRREITTNIKRLMDIGCYRGLRHRRGLPVRGQKSKTNARTRKGPRRSVMGRKKK, encoded by the coding sequence ATGGCACGTATTGCTGGTGTTGACCTGCCGAAGAATAAGCGCATGGACGTTGCGCTGACCTACATTTACGGCATCGGCCGGACCATGGCCCTGAAGATCCTTACGGACACCAAAGTCGACTGGCAGACCAACAGTGACAACCTCACTGCCGATGAAGTCAGCGCCATCCGTCAGGAAATTGAAAGCAATTACAAGGTTGAGGGTGACCTCCGTCGTGAGATCACCACCAACATCAAGCGGCTGATGGATATCGGCTGCTACCGCGGCCTGCGTCATCGCCGTGGCCTGCCCGTGCGCGGCCAGAAGTCCAAGACCAACGCCCGTACCCGCAAGGGTCCCCGTCGTTCGGTCATGGGCCGCAAGAAAAAGTAG
- the rpsK gene encoding 30S ribosomal protein S11 produces the protein MARPRRAGKKKEKKNIPVGIAHVKATFNNTIVTFTDVKGNVVSWASAGAHFKGSRKSTPFAAQMAAESAAKRAQDAGMRTVGIYVKGPGSGREAAMRAINSVGFKVTFIRDITPIPHNGCRPPKRRRV, from the coding sequence ATGGCTAGACCTCGTCGAGCTGGGAAGAAGAAAGAGAAAAAGAATATTCCCGTAGGCATCGCTCACGTCAAGGCCACGTTCAACAACACGATCGTGACCTTCACCGACGTCAAGGGCAATGTCGTGAGCTGGGCTTCTGCCGGTGCTCATTTCAAGGGTTCCCGTAAATCCACTCCTTTCGCGGCCCAGATGGCTGCTGAATCCGCTGCCAAGCGCGCCCAGGATGCGGGCATGCGTACCGTGGGCATCTACGTCAAGGGCCCCGGCTCCGGACGTGAGGCCGCCATGCGCGCCATCAACAGCGTGGGCTTCAAGGTGACCTTCATTCGGGACATCACCCCGATTCCCCACAACGGTTGCCGTCCGCCCAAACGCCGTCGCGTCTAA
- the rpsD gene encoding 30S ribosomal protein S4, with amino-acid sequence MARYTQAKCKLCRREGEKLFLKGDRCYTDKCAYEKRPYPPGHSGRMRHKMSDYAIQLREKQKVRRMYGVLEGQFRMYYHRADGMKGVTGHNLLFLLERRLDNVIYRLGFANSRDQARQLVRHGIFKLNGRRVNIPSMQVKSEDVIEVREEARKIPVINEAQEVIARRGCPEWLESDGANFKGTVKAMPSRDDIQFPINEQLIVELYSK; translated from the coding sequence GTGGCAAGATATACTCAAGCAAAATGCAAGCTGTGCCGCCGCGAGGGAGAGAAACTCTTCCTCAAGGGCGATCGCTGCTACACCGATAAGTGCGCTTACGAAAAGCGTCCGTACCCCCCGGGACACTCCGGCCGCATGCGCCACAAGATGTCCGACTACGCAATCCAGCTGCGTGAAAAGCAGAAGGTCCGCCGCATGTACGGCGTGCTCGAAGGCCAGTTCCGCATGTACTACCATCGTGCCGACGGCATGAAGGGCGTCACCGGTCACAACCTGCTGTTCCTGCTGGAACGCCGCCTGGACAACGTCATTTACCGCCTCGGTTTCGCCAACTCCCGCGACCAGGCACGCCAGCTGGTGCGTCACGGCATCTTCAAGCTCAACGGCCGCCGGGTGAACATCCCGTCCATGCAGGTCAAGAGCGAAGATGTGATTGAGGTGCGCGAAGAGGCTCGCAAGATCCCCGTGATCAACGAAGCCCAGGAAGTCATCGCGCGCCGCGGCTGCCCCGAGTGGCTGGAATCCGACGGAGCCAACTTCAAGGGCACGGTCAAGGCCATGCCGAGCCGGGACGACATCCAATTCCCGATCAACGAGCAGCTCATTGTCGAATTGTACTCCAAGTAA
- a CDS encoding DNA-directed RNA polymerase subunit alpha produces the protein MLIENGDKLINTRNWSELVKPEKLVRDPKSSSMYGKFICEPLERGYATTIGNAMRRVLLSSMQGCAIVSATIEGVQHEFTTLPGVLEDMTEVVLNLKQVRIAMTTDEPQRLVLEANKKGQVTAGMIQENQNVTILNKDQLIATLTENRSLKMELEVRMGKGYVPADMHEGLTDEIGSMVLDASFSPVKKVAYSVEQARVGQMTNYDKLILEVWTDGSVSPEDACAYSAKILKEQLSVFINFDELSSETAEEEEDCIDLNPNLFKSIDELELSVRATNCLKAANIQMVGELVQRTEQTMLKTKNFGRKSLDEIRRVLDGMSLKFGMTIEDFDKKYQEWLKRKEKNEA, from the coding sequence ATGCTTATTGAGAACGGCGACAAACTCATCAACACCCGCAATTGGAGCGAATTGGTCAAGCCCGAGAAACTCGTGCGCGATCCCAAGTCTTCCTCCATGTACGGCAAGTTCATCTGCGAACCCCTGGAGCGCGGCTATGCCACCACCATCGGCAACGCCATGCGCCGGGTTCTTCTCTCCTCCATGCAGGGCTGTGCCATCGTGTCGGCCACCATCGAGGGAGTGCAGCATGAATTCACCACGCTGCCGGGTGTTCTTGAGGACATGACCGAGGTTGTGCTGAACCTGAAGCAGGTTCGCATCGCTATGACCACGGACGAGCCGCAGCGCTTGGTCCTGGAAGCCAACAAGAAGGGTCAGGTTACGGCCGGCATGATCCAGGAAAATCAGAATGTCACCATTCTGAACAAGGATCAGCTCATCGCCACGCTGACCGAAAACCGTTCCCTCAAGATGGAGCTGGAAGTCCGCATGGGCAAGGGCTACGTCCCGGCCGACATGCACGAAGGGCTGACCGATGAAATCGGCTCCATGGTCCTCGACGCCAGCTTCTCTCCTGTCAAGAAGGTCGCATACTCCGTCGAACAGGCGCGTGTCGGCCAGATGACGAACTACGATAAGCTCATCCTCGAAGTGTGGACAGACGGTTCCGTCTCCCCCGAGGATGCCTGTGCATACAGCGCCAAGATCCTGAAAGAGCAGCTTTCCGTGTTCATCAATTTCGATGAGCTCTCCAGCGAGACCGCTGAGGAAGAGGAAGACTGCATTGATCTGAACCCCAATCTCTTCAAGTCTATTGATGAGCTCGAACTCTCTGTTCGCGCCACCAACTGCTTGAAGGCCGCCAACATCCAGATGGTCGGGGAACTGGTTCAGCGCACCGAACAGACCATGCTCAAGACCAAGAACTTCGGTCGCAAGTCCCTGGACGAGATTCGTCGCGTCCTGGATGGCATGTCCCTCAAGTTCGGCATGACGATCGAGGATTTTGACAAGAAATACCAGGAATGGTTGAAGAGGAAAGAGAAAAATGAGGCATAG
- a CDS encoding selenium metabolism-associated LysR family transcriptional regulator — MDIRKLEAFCKVYELQSFSKAGEMLFLSQPTISSHVANLEDELGVKLFDRLGRTIMATQAGDVLYRNAAGVFANLEQARAAIEELRDRVVGDLSVGCSTIPSHNILPGILAGFSQRYPEVSFTVHTASSGEVVRQVVSGDWAVGIVGRKPTDSELEVTHLVQDETLVVASPTASWLPAGDGPVSLADLAAMPWIMRDKGSATREALESALASEGHSLSDLNIRCRVEGTCESLAHAAAGVGVCFTSRLAAQELIDTGTVRPLNVPSLAGKRDFYLIRHSGRYMFPALRAFTEYNS, encoded by the coding sequence ATGGATATCAGAAAGTTGGAGGCCTTTTGCAAGGTCTACGAATTACAGAGTTTTTCAAAGGCCGGAGAGATGTTGTTCCTGTCTCAGCCGACCATCAGTTCCCATGTGGCCAACCTGGAAGACGAGCTGGGGGTCAAACTTTTCGACCGGCTGGGCCGGACGATCATGGCCACCCAGGCCGGCGACGTGCTGTACCGGAACGCCGCTGGCGTGTTCGCCAACCTGGAGCAGGCCCGTGCCGCCATTGAGGAATTGCGTGACCGCGTGGTCGGGGACCTGTCCGTCGGCTGCAGCACCATTCCTTCCCACAACATCCTCCCCGGAATCCTGGCCGGGTTCAGCCAACGCTACCCCGAGGTGAGCTTCACCGTTCACACCGCCAGCTCGGGCGAGGTCGTCCGACAGGTCGTCAGCGGCGATTGGGCCGTCGGCATCGTGGGCCGCAAGCCCACCGATTCCGAGCTCGAAGTGACCCACCTCGTCCAAGACGAGACCCTTGTGGTGGCATCGCCGACCGCCTCGTGGCTTCCCGCTGGCGATGGGCCCGTGTCGTTGGCCGACCTGGCCGCCATGCCGTGGATCATGCGTGACAAGGGCTCGGCTACCCGCGAGGCCCTGGAGTCCGCCCTGGCATCCGAGGGTCACTCTCTTTCAGACCTCAACATCCGGTGCCGTGTGGAAGGGACCTGCGAGAGCCTGGCCCATGCCGCAGCCGGGGTGGGCGTGTGCTTCACATCCCGCCTGGCAGCCCAGGAGCTGATCGACACCGGCACTGTCAGGCCTCTGAACGTCCCGTCCCTCGCGGGCAAGCGCGATTTCTATCTCATCCGCCACAGCGGCAGGTACATGTTCCCCGCGCTCCGGGCGTTCACGGAATACAACAGCTAG
- a CDS encoding menaquinone biosynthetic enzyme MqnA/MqnD family protein, with protein sequence MTIRLGRIGYLNVLPIYHPLESGLIDNDFTVVSGPPSELNGLMDRGELDISAASSIEYGRHPGKYYLVPDVAIGSRGPVQSVLLLSRHPAKELSGKDILVSAQTHTSAALLRILQAELWGIETGYTTGSATAALEKGDLPDAILAIGDEALNLRYHPDYPHRFDLGEAWRELTGLPFIFGVWLVQRSSWDRSREKLQYAARTLIEGKIWGVSHMPDVCTMAADASCLSDEEMCSYFHGLVYEFGPKEQQGLLAFYERLKAHGLLDEVPELHFLP encoded by the coding sequence ATGACCATCCGCCTCGGAAGAATCGGCTACCTCAACGTCCTGCCCATCTACCATCCCTTGGAGTCCGGGCTCATCGACAACGACTTTACCGTGGTCTCCGGCCCGCCGTCCGAACTGAACGGGCTCATGGACCGTGGCGAACTCGACATCTCCGCCGCCTCCTCCATCGAATACGGGCGGCACCCGGGCAAGTACTACCTGGTCCCGGACGTGGCCATCGGCAGCCGGGGGCCGGTGCAGAGCGTGCTCCTGCTCAGCCGCCATCCGGCCAAGGAATTGTCCGGGAAGGACATCCTTGTCAGCGCCCAGACCCACACCTCGGCGGCCCTGCTCCGCATCCTCCAGGCCGAGTTGTGGGGCATCGAGACCGGCTACACCACGGGCAGCGCCACCGCCGCCCTGGAAAAGGGCGACCTACCCGACGCCATCCTGGCCATCGGCGACGAGGCCCTGAATCTGCGCTATCATCCGGACTATCCCCACCGATTCGATCTGGGCGAGGCCTGGCGGGAACTGACCGGCCTGCCTTTCATTTTCGGTGTCTGGCTCGTGCAGCGCTCCAGCTGGGACCGTAGCCGGGAAAAGCTGCAATATGCCGCCCGGACGCTCATCGAGGGCAAAATATGGGGTGTCTCGCACATGCCGGATGTCTGCACCATGGCCGCTGACGCAAGCTGCCTGAGCGACGAGGAGATGTGCTCCTACTTCCACGGCCTGGTCTACGAGTTCGGCCCGAAGGAACAGCAGGGCCTGCTGGCCTTCTATGAACGGCTCAAGGCCCACGGACTCCTGGACGAGGTGCCCGAACTCCACTTCCTGCCCTGA
- the mqnC gene encoding cyclic dehypoxanthinyl futalosine synthase: MNKLDLIFEKILAGGRIDFDEAMLLYAEADFHDLGHLAHQVRLRKHPAPIVTYVVDRNINYSNICVCCCKFCAFYKGPDEDGGYVLSLEEIGRKIDETKALGGTQILMQGGHHPDLPLSWYEDMLRYIKANHPIHIHAFSPPEVVFWSEKEDIPVAEVIKRLRAAGLDSIPGGGAEILVDEVRSRVAPNKCPADQWLGVMEEAHNQGLRTTATMMFGHEETPAQRIEHMLAVRDTQDRTGGFTAFIPWTFQPDHTQLPHCRKLTSVEYLRTLALSRLVLDNVDNIQVSWVTMGPKIAQLGLYFGGNDFGSTMIEENVVKAAGVSFSLSRAEIHRLVETAGFTPRQRTMDYTLMEAKQ; encoded by the coding sequence ATGAACAAGCTTGATTTGATATTCGAAAAGATTTTGGCTGGCGGGCGCATCGACTTCGATGAGGCCATGCTGCTGTACGCCGAAGCGGATTTCCATGACCTCGGCCACCTGGCCCATCAGGTGCGGCTGCGCAAGCACCCGGCCCCCATCGTCACCTACGTGGTGGACCGGAACATCAACTATTCCAACATCTGCGTATGCTGCTGCAAGTTCTGCGCGTTCTACAAGGGACCGGACGAAGACGGCGGGTACGTGCTCTCCCTTGAGGAGATAGGCCGGAAAATCGACGAGACCAAGGCCCTGGGCGGCACCCAGATCCTGATGCAGGGCGGGCACCACCCCGACCTGCCGCTGTCCTGGTACGAGGACATGCTCCGCTACATCAAGGCAAACCATCCCATCCACATCCACGCCTTTTCCCCGCCCGAGGTGGTCTTCTGGAGCGAAAAGGAAGACATTCCCGTGGCCGAGGTCATCAAGCGGCTGCGCGCTGCCGGACTGGACTCCATCCCCGGCGGCGGCGCGGAAATCCTGGTGGACGAGGTGCGGTCCCGGGTCGCGCCCAACAAGTGCCCTGCCGACCAGTGGCTCGGCGTCATGGAAGAGGCGCACAACCAGGGACTCAGGACCACCGCCACCATGATGTTCGGCCACGAGGAGACCCCGGCCCAGCGCATCGAGCACATGCTGGCCGTGCGCGACACCCAGGACCGTACCGGCGGGTTCACGGCCTTCATCCCCTGGACCTTCCAACCGGATCACACCCAGCTCCCCCACTGCCGTAAACTGACCAGCGTGGAATACCTGCGCACCCTGGCCCTGTCGCGGCTGGTGCTGGACAACGTGGACAACATCCAGGTCTCCTGGGTGACCATGGGCCCCAAGATAGCCCAGCTCGGCCTGTATTTCGGCGGCAACGACTTCGGCTCCACCATGATCGAGGAAAATGTGGTCAAGGCGGCGGGCGTCTCCTTCAGCCTCTCCCGCGCGGAGATTCACCGGCTGGTGGAAACCGCCGGATTCACGCCCCGCCAGCGGACCATGGACTACACCCTAATGGAGGCGAAGCAATGA